In Kaistella faecalis, a genomic segment contains:
- the yaaA gene encoding peroxide stress protein YaaA gives MKIITSPAKLMNIENSTEFLKSTTPGFIEEATFIHSHLKEKTPKYLADLMEISGKLADENWARNQKWNAKPKTKESAPAMFAFTGEVYRGLDAKTLDKKAVNYLQKNYRILSGLYGLLKPSDKVMLYRLEMGRHFKFDQYKNLYEFWREKITEQLNSELKSKDLILNLASHEYFKVLDKTQLKAPVIDFEFYELKEGKPKTVVVYTKHARGLVVRYCAEHQVKTLNEVKGFNLEGYRIDEKLSTKTKLVFTR, from the coding sequence ATGAAAATTATTACTTCCCCCGCCAAACTCATGAATATTGAAAATTCTACGGAATTTCTGAAGTCTACTACTCCGGGATTTATTGAGGAAGCGACATTTATTCACTCCCATTTAAAAGAAAAAACACCGAAATATCTGGCTGATTTAATGGAAATTTCCGGCAAACTCGCCGATGAAAACTGGGCGAGAAACCAAAAATGGAACGCAAAACCAAAAACAAAAGAGTCGGCACCCGCTATGTTTGCCTTTACCGGTGAGGTGTACCGTGGATTAGATGCGAAAACGCTGGATAAAAAAGCAGTCAATTATCTTCAGAAGAATTACCGGATTCTTTCCGGGTTGTATGGTTTATTGAAACCTTCCGATAAAGTGATGCTTTACCGTCTCGAAATGGGGAGGCATTTTAAATTCGACCAGTACAAAAATCTCTACGAATTCTGGCGTGAAAAAATCACCGAACAGCTTAACAGCGAACTGAAATCGAAAGACCTTATCCTGAATTTAGCCAGCCACGAATATTTCAAAGTCCTTGATAAAACGCAGCTGAAAGCTCCCGTTATCGATTTTGAATTCTATGAACTGAAAGAAGGAAAGCCAAAAACCGTCGTTGTATACACCAAACATGCGCGCGGTTTGGTGGTACGTTACTGTGCGGAACACCAGGTAAAAACACTGAATGAAGTGAAAGGTTTCAATCTTGAAGGCTACCGTATTGATGAAAAACTTTCCACCAAAACCAAACTGGTTTTCACCAGATAA
- a CDS encoding type 1 glutamine amidotransferase domain-containing protein, with translation MSNLNNKKIAVLAADGYEQSELESPVEALKKEGATVEIISLKSGEIKAMKDHEWSNSVAVDKTVSDAKVSDYDALLLPGGVLNPDAVRADKDAVAFVKDFFTAQKPVAAICHGPQTLINAEVVNGVKMTSFKAISKDLQNAGAEWVDEEVVTDGNLTTSRKPEDLPAFNRRIIEEFGK, from the coding sequence ATGTCGAATTTAAACAATAAGAAAATTGCGGTTCTTGCGGCGGACGGTTATGAACAGTCGGAGCTTGAAAGTCCGGTAGAAGCCCTGAAAAAAGAGGGTGCAACGGTAGAGATCATTTCACTGAAATCAGGAGAAATCAAGGCAATGAAAGATCATGAATGGAGCAATTCCGTGGCTGTAGATAAAACAGTGTCCGATGCGAAGGTTTCCGACTATGACGCACTCCTTCTTCCGGGCGGCGTATTAAACCCCGATGCGGTGCGCGCTGATAAAGATGCTGTAGCTTTCGTAAAAGATTTTTTCACTGCTCAGAAACCTGTAGCTGCCATTTGTCACGGTCCACAAACTTTAATCAATGCGGAGGTGGTGAATGGTGTGAAGATGACTTCTTTCAAAGCCATTTCCAAAGATTTACAGAATGCAGGAGCTGAGTGGGTTGATGAGGAAGTGGTGACAGACGGCAACCTTACAACGAGCAGAAAACCCGAAGATTTACCTGCTTTTAATAGAAGAATAATTGAAGAATTCGGAAAATAG
- a CDS encoding DUF72 domain-containing protein: MKHKTYIGCSGFSNRDWKGFFFPEELPSKEQLNFYSTQFNTVEINSTFYRRPRPQTLENWYQRTDEDFKFFIKIPKTITHIKRLKETAAETADFCQHIHHGIQEKLAGFLFQMPPSFHYREEHLEQLITTVDSRFLNVVEFRHESWWTEEIFETLRKKNIVVSGVSFPKNIPDDFIINNSKSVYYRLHGVPVLFKSEYSEEELKKLAKDIKKAKQDVFVFFNNTWGTAALKNAFYLKELLE; the protein is encoded by the coding sequence ATGAAGCATAAGACTTACATCGGCTGTTCGGGATTCTCCAACCGCGACTGGAAAGGCTTTTTCTTTCCGGAAGAACTGCCGTCGAAGGAGCAGCTGAACTTCTACTCCACCCAATTCAATACAGTTGAAATCAATTCCACCTTTTACCGTCGACCTAGGCCACAAACTCTGGAGAACTGGTATCAAAGGACTGATGAGGATTTTAAATTTTTCATCAAAATTCCTAAAACAATCACCCACATCAAACGTTTAAAAGAGACTGCAGCGGAAACTGCTGATTTCTGCCAGCACATTCATCATGGAATTCAGGAAAAGCTTGCGGGTTTTCTTTTTCAGATGCCGCCAAGTTTTCATTACAGGGAAGAACATCTGGAACAGCTGATTACAACTGTAGATTCCCGGTTTCTAAATGTTGTTGAATTCCGCCATGAATCGTGGTGGACAGAAGAGATTTTTGAAACTTTAAGAAAGAAAAATATTGTAGTTTCCGGCGTGAGTTTCCCGAAAAATATTCCTGATGATTTCATCATCAACAATAGTAAATCGGTTTATTACAGACTTCACGGAGTTCCTGTGCTTTTCAAATCTGAATATTCTGAAGAGGAATTAAAGAAACTGGCAAAGGATATCAAAAAAGCAAAACAGGATGTTTTTGTATTTTTTAACAATACCTGGGGAACAGCGGCTTTAAAGAATGCATTTTATCTGAAGGAACTTCTCGAATAA
- the rlmN gene encoding 23S rRNA (adenine(2503)-C(2))-methyltransferase RlmN, producing the protein MKDIRTLNLEQLTDYFREIGEKPFRAKQVYDWLWSKNLHSIDEMTNLSKDLREKISQEYIINPISVDQLQKSTDGTIKNGVKLHDGLLVESVLIPTETRTTACVSSQVGCSLNCEFCATARLKRMRNLEVAEIVDQVALIDRQSKLYFDRPLSNIVFMGMGEPMMNYKNVVDAVRKITQPEGLGMSPRRITVSTSGIPKMIKMLADEDLRVKLALSLHSAIESKRNEIMPFSDKFPLTDIMDSLKYWYEKTGNPITFEYCVWKGINDQDEDIKALIRYCKQVPSKVNLIQYNPIGDGKYDKCNKEAEENYVRQLENAGITVLIRRSRGGDIDAACGQLANKSSE; encoded by the coding sequence ATGAAAGATATACGGACATTAAATTTAGAACAGCTGACTGATTATTTCAGAGAGATCGGCGAAAAACCCTTCCGCGCGAAGCAGGTTTATGACTGGCTGTGGAGCAAGAATCTGCATTCTATTGATGAAATGACCAATCTTTCTAAAGACCTCAGAGAGAAAATTTCTCAGGAATACATCATCAATCCCATTTCGGTTGACCAGCTTCAGAAATCGACCGACGGAACCATTAAAAACGGTGTAAAACTACACGACGGACTTCTCGTAGAATCGGTCCTGATTCCTACAGAAACCCGTACTACAGCCTGTGTTTCGTCTCAGGTTGGCTGTTCTCTGAACTGCGAATTTTGTGCAACCGCACGCCTGAAAAGGATGAGAAATCTGGAAGTTGCAGAAATTGTGGATCAGGTAGCCTTAATCGACAGACAAAGCAAACTTTATTTCGACAGACCGCTTTCAAACATCGTTTTCATGGGAATGGGCGAGCCGATGATGAATTACAAAAATGTAGTAGATGCGGTCAGGAAAATTACACAGCCCGAAGGTTTGGGCATGTCGCCGCGGAGAATCACCGTGTCAACGTCAGGGATTCCTAAGATGATTAAAATGCTTGCCGATGAAGATCTGCGGGTAAAACTTGCGCTTTCTTTACATTCAGCGATCGAGTCGAAAAGGAATGAAATCATGCCTTTCTCCGATAAATTTCCGCTTACCGATATCATGGATTCTTTAAAATACTGGTACGAAAAAACTGGAAATCCTATAACATTTGAATACTGCGTCTGGAAAGGAATCAATGATCAGGATGAAGACATCAAAGCGCTCATCCGTTACTGTAAGCAGGTTCCGAGTAAAGTGAACTTAATTCAGTATAATCCCATCGGCGACGGAAAATACGATAAATGCAATAAAGAAGCCGAGGAAAATTATGTACGCCAACTCGAAAACGCCGGAATTACTGTGCTGATCCGCCGAAGCCGGGGAGGAGACATCGATGCGGCCTGTGGGCAGTTGGCGAATAAATCCAGTGAGTAA
- a CDS encoding ferritin-like domain-containing protein: protein MAKKTTTGGKVAPKADAADKLKDFMVDGMKDLYWAEKALVKNLPKMAKNATSKKLKDAVNGHLAETKNQVKRLEDAFKALKLKPEAVKCDAMDGLIKEAEGILEETEPGAVRDAAIIAAAQKVEHYEIASYGTIATYAKLLGQKEVLNLMLETLNEEKSTDKDLTKLAKSEINLKAK, encoded by the coding sequence ATGGCAAAGAAAACCACTACAGGCGGTAAGGTCGCTCCAAAAGCAGACGCGGCAGACAAACTGAAAGATTTTATGGTCGACGGAATGAAAGACCTTTACTGGGCTGAAAAAGCTTTGGTAAAAAACCTTCCGAAGATGGCAAAGAACGCCACTTCAAAAAAACTTAAAGATGCCGTAAACGGGCATTTGGCAGAAACAAAAAATCAGGTAAAAAGACTTGAAGATGCTTTTAAAGCTTTAAAACTTAAGCCTGAAGCTGTAAAATGTGACGCGATGGACGGTCTTATCAAAGAAGCTGAAGGCATTCTGGAAGAAACCGAACCTGGCGCAGTGCGCGACGCAGCAATTATTGCAGCAGCACAAAAAGTTGAACATTACGAAATCGCGTCTTACGGTACAATCGCTACTTACGCAAAATTACTCGGGCAAAAAGAAGTCCTTAATCTGATGCTTGAAACTTTAAATGAAGAGAAATCCACAGACAAAGATTTAACCAAACTGGCGAAATCTGAAATCAATCTTAAAGCAAAATAA
- a CDS encoding YncE family protein — protein MNRLLLFFALLLFADGFAQQADFLKIGRYRVAYLNDSLKENSGLSFRNGRLYVMNDGGNSSEIFEIDKSSGKILKTIKTGLTNIDWEAIASDSLYFYTGDFGNNAGTRKNLKIYKIPYDNNSAAQEIPFFYPEQQDFSRKVINNDFDAEAMIVLNGKIHVFTKEWVSKSTTHYVLNPELADNQAAEKTESFRIGFVVTDAAYFDGRLFLIGYTKNTEVFLSVFNESEPGVFFSQQPKKYYLGSSLSVGQIEGIEVDENGVYISGEEFRTPLGTAKQAFYFIPADKFR, from the coding sequence ATGAACAGATTACTTTTATTTTTCGCGTTACTTCTTTTTGCTGATGGCTTTGCGCAGCAAGCCGACTTTTTAAAGATCGGCAGATACAGGGTTGCGTACCTGAATGATTCGCTGAAAGAAAATTCAGGGCTCAGTTTCCGCAACGGTAGACTGTATGTGATGAATGATGGGGGTAATTCCTCTGAAATTTTTGAAATCGACAAATCCTCAGGTAAAATTTTAAAAACGATTAAAACCGGACTCACAAACATTGATTGGGAAGCCATTGCGAGCGATTCGCTGTATTTTTACACTGGTGATTTCGGAAATAATGCCGGAACACGGAAGAACCTCAAAATTTATAAAATTCCGTATGATAATAACTCTGCAGCACAGGAAATTCCTTTCTTTTATCCGGAGCAGCAGGACTTCAGCAGAAAAGTCATCAATAATGATTTCGATGCGGAAGCGATGATTGTTCTCAACGGAAAAATTCATGTCTTTACAAAAGAATGGGTATCAAAATCGACCACGCATTACGTGCTGAATCCAGAACTTGCGGACAATCAGGCTGCCGAAAAGACCGAAAGTTTCAGAATTGGTTTCGTTGTTACGGATGCGGCATACTTTGATGGAAGACTTTTTTTGATTGGTTACACGAAAAATACTGAGGTTTTTCTTTCCGTGTTTAATGAATCAGAACCGGGAGTTTTCTTCAGTCAGCAGCCTAAGAAATATTACCTCGGTTCCTCGTTAAGCGTTGGCCAGATCGAAGGAATTGAAGTGGATGAAAATGGTGTCTATATTTCCGGCGAAGAATTCCGCACACCTTTGGGAACAGCAAAACAGGCTTTCTATTTTATTCCGGCAGATAAATTCCGCTAA
- a CDS encoding YoaK family protein: MFSHKGKTRTEKHNLGIASLLSFVAGLVNVVGFFSVQKLTTNVTGHFAYFVDEAFKQDFRSAFHVALYIFFFFLGAFISNFMVEIYSRRRENLIYVVPTITEAVILAGIGITGTYLISENPDMIAFSLLFAMGMQNSLVTSISNAVVRTTHLTGLFTDMGIEFSQLFFYKDQAHKKKLIKSIKLRLIIIWLFFAGGVSGGILYTHFGIRTLLFGSLILLLGLLYDFVKIRILLLRRKL; the protein is encoded by the coding sequence ATGTTCAGCCACAAAGGAAAAACCCGTACCGAAAAGCATAATCTTGGGATTGCCTCACTGCTGAGTTTCGTGGCTGGTTTGGTAAATGTGGTGGGATTTTTTTCGGTGCAGAAACTTACAACAAACGTTACAGGACATTTCGCTTACTTTGTAGATGAAGCTTTCAAGCAGGATTTCCGGAGTGCTTTTCACGTGGCACTTTATATCTTTTTCTTTTTTCTGGGTGCTTTCATTTCCAACTTTATGGTTGAAATTTATTCGCGAAGACGGGAAAATCTTATTTATGTTGTCCCTACTATTACCGAGGCTGTAATCCTTGCAGGCATAGGAATTACAGGGACATATCTTATTTCGGAAAATCCGGATATGATCGCTTTCAGCCTTCTATTTGCGATGGGGATGCAGAATTCACTCGTAACAAGCATATCAAATGCGGTGGTCCGTACAACACATTTAACCGGACTGTTTACCGATATGGGTATCGAGTTTTCTCAACTTTTCTTTTATAAAGATCAGGCACATAAAAAGAAGCTCATCAAATCAATAAAACTCCGTTTAATCATAATCTGGCTTTTTTTTGCAGGAGGTGTTTCAGGAGGAATTCTTTACACACATTTCGGTATCAGAACGCTTCTCTTCGGAAGTTTAATTTTGCTGCTGGGACTGCTCTATGATTTTGTAAAAATCCGCATCCTGCTGTTAAGACGTAAATTATAA
- a CDS encoding acyl-CoA thioesterase, giving the protein MNYHTRKWIKPEDLNPNHTLFGGRLLQWIDEEAALYAIVQLETPRCVTKYISEINFISSAKQGDIIEIGIEATDFGNTSITLTCDVRNMMTRQTIITIDKIIFVGVDDEGKPTKHGKTKIEFIADRLKSIE; this is encoded by the coding sequence ATGAACTATCATACCAGAAAATGGATTAAACCTGAAGATTTAAATCCCAATCATACGCTCTTCGGCGGCAGACTGCTGCAGTGGATCGATGAAGAAGCCGCTCTTTACGCCATCGTGCAGCTTGAAACACCCCGATGTGTAACCAAATACATTTCCGAGATCAACTTTATCAGCTCCGCAAAACAGGGCGATATTATTGAAATAGGAATTGAAGCCACAGACTTCGGGAACACCTCAATCACTTTAACCTGCGACGTGAGGAATATGATGACCCGCCAAACCATTATCACCATTGATAAAATTATTTTCGTAGGGGTAGATGATGAAGGAAAACCGACAAAACACGGCAAAACAAAGATCGAATTCATTGCTGACCGGCTGAAAAGCATCGAATGA
- a CDS encoding copper-transporting P-type ATPase, translating to MENHHTHPSEKISPSSVYYCPMECEGEKVYFAPGKRCPVCNMFLVPIEEREDYKNKPATFSKTNLPENFKDKVGEYFCPMFCESDKTYDSDTGCPVCHMHLEEITEDLIKNASPQGQSPKPSPNAPLRTDSQAGKYYCPMFCEGERVYDSNVGCPVCGMDLVQIPSKDSDGEDETFKILKKKFITALVFTIPVFILSMGGMLFTFPFSHEVQGILELVLTLPVLFYAGWFIMKRGWVSFKNRNLNMFSLIALGVAAAFLFSITALFFPDIFPHEMVHDGKVPLYFEAVSVILTLVILGQLMEAGAHKKTGNAIKELMNLSPDEANLITNGNEKRVPLSEVKIGNILRVKPGEKIPVDGKITEGNSNIDESMITGEPIPVEKKTGDYVTSGTINGNGVFLMKAEKVGDETLLSQIIKMVNEASRSKAPIQKLADRVSKIFVPTVIAAAVITFVLWYILGGENRLILAFINAVAVLIIACPCALGLATPMSLMVGIGKGAKNGILIKNAEALEQMQKVNVLITDKTGTLTEGKPSLDEISVLENGDKSQILKLAAALNQNSEHPLSSAVLTEFKKENTKFHKVENFENISGKGIKGTINGATVLLGNEALLNQFNITVPEILKNEVIRKQDEAKTVSYLAFGDQVLGSLNFSDKIKESSKQAIEYLQKNKVEVIMMTGDNEHTAKAVAQSLGIKKYFASQLPQDKLEEIKRLQAAGNVVAMTGDGINDAPALAQSDVGIAMGTGTDVAIESSEITLLKGDILGVAKARVLSENLLQNIKQNLFFAFIYNIFGIPLAAGLLYPFFGILLSPMIAAAAMSFSSVSVILNSLRLNRVNLNIPES from the coding sequence ATGGAAAATCATCATACTCATCCTTCAGAGAAAATCTCGCCGAGCTCCGTTTATTACTGCCCCATGGAATGCGAGGGGGAAAAAGTATATTTCGCCCCCGGCAAACGATGCCCAGTCTGCAATATGTTTCTGGTTCCCATCGAGGAACGGGAAGATTATAAGAATAAGCCCGCGACTTTCTCGAAAACAAATCTACCCGAAAACTTTAAAGATAAAGTTGGCGAATATTTCTGTCCAATGTTCTGTGAAAGCGACAAAACCTATGATTCAGATACTGGTTGCCCCGTTTGCCACATGCATCTTGAAGAAATTACAGAGGATTTAATCAAAAACGCTTCACCTCAAGGACAATCACCCAAACCTTCCCCTAATGCGCCTTTACGTACAGACAGTCAGGCGGGAAAATATTATTGTCCGATGTTTTGTGAAGGTGAAAGGGTTTACGACTCGAATGTCGGCTGCCCGGTTTGCGGAATGGATCTCGTACAGATTCCGTCGAAGGACAGTGACGGCGAAGATGAAACCTTCAAAATTCTCAAAAAGAAATTCATTACCGCACTGGTATTTACAATTCCGGTATTTATCCTTTCCATGGGCGGGATGTTGTTTACTTTTCCGTTCTCCCATGAGGTTCAGGGAATTTTAGAATTGGTTTTAACGCTTCCGGTGCTGTTTTATGCCGGCTGGTTTATAATGAAGCGTGGCTGGGTTTCCTTTAAAAACAGGAACCTCAATATGTTTTCGCTCATTGCGCTGGGCGTTGCTGCTGCATTTCTATTCAGTATTACCGCCCTCTTTTTTCCAGATATTTTTCCCCACGAGATGGTTCATGATGGTAAAGTACCACTCTATTTTGAAGCCGTAAGCGTCATCCTGACCTTGGTGATTTTAGGTCAGCTCATGGAAGCTGGCGCCCATAAAAAAACCGGTAATGCCATTAAGGAACTCATGAATCTTTCACCGGATGAAGCTAATCTGATCACTAATGGAAATGAAAAAAGAGTTCCGCTTTCTGAGGTAAAAATTGGCAACATTCTGCGCGTAAAACCGGGCGAAAAAATTCCCGTGGACGGAAAAATAACAGAAGGAAATTCCAATATTGATGAAAGTATGATTACAGGAGAACCGATTCCCGTAGAGAAAAAAACCGGCGATTACGTTACTTCCGGAACCATCAACGGCAACGGCGTTTTCCTTATGAAAGCTGAAAAAGTTGGCGATGAAACCCTGCTTTCCCAGATCATAAAAATGGTGAATGAAGCCAGCAGAAGCAAAGCCCCAATCCAGAAACTGGCAGACAGGGTCTCGAAAATTTTTGTACCAACGGTAATTGCCGCTGCAGTGATTACTTTCGTTCTTTGGTATATTCTGGGTGGTGAAAACCGCCTGATCCTGGCCTTTATCAATGCAGTTGCGGTATTGATTATAGCCTGTCCCTGCGCTCTGGGGCTTGCCACTCCAATGAGTCTGATGGTTGGAATCGGTAAAGGCGCCAAGAACGGAATCCTCATTAAAAATGCTGAGGCGCTGGAACAGATGCAGAAAGTAAACGTCCTGATTACAGATAAAACAGGAACGCTTACCGAAGGAAAACCAAGTCTGGATGAAATTTCCGTGTTAGAAAACGGGGATAAAAGTCAAATCCTGAAATTGGCGGCAGCACTGAATCAGAATTCAGAACACCCTTTATCCAGCGCAGTTCTAACTGAATTTAAGAAAGAAAATACCAAATTTCATAAGGTTGAAAACTTCGAAAATATTTCCGGAAAAGGAATTAAAGGAACCATCAACGGAGCCACTGTCCTTCTCGGAAATGAAGCATTACTGAATCAATTTAACATTACCGTTCCCGAAATCCTAAAAAATGAAGTCATCCGAAAACAGGATGAAGCGAAAACCGTTTCTTATCTCGCTTTTGGTGATCAGGTACTCGGATCCCTGAACTTTTCTGATAAAATCAAAGAATCTTCAAAACAGGCCATCGAATATCTTCAGAAGAACAAGGTGGAAGTGATCATGATGACCGGTGACAACGAACACACCGCAAAAGCCGTTGCCCAATCTCTGGGAATTAAAAAATATTTTGCCAGCCAACTTCCGCAGGATAAACTGGAAGAAATAAAGCGGCTGCAGGCAGCGGGAAATGTCGTGGCAATGACCGGCGACGGAATTAACGATGCACCCGCGCTTGCCCAGTCTGACGTAGGAATCGCAATGGGAACCGGTACCGATGTCGCCATCGAAAGTTCAGAAATTACCCTGCTTAAAGGTGATATTTTAGGTGTTGCCAAAGCAAGGGTATTGAGCGAGAATCTGCTACAAAATATTAAACAAAATCTTTTTTTCGCCTTCATCTATAACATCTTTGGCATTCCGCTTGCAGCGGGTTTACTGTATCCGTTCTTCGGAATCCTCCTCAGTCCGATGATTGCAGCCGCAGCAATGAGTTTCAGCTCGGTGTCTGTAATCCTTAATTCACTGAGGTTAAACAGGGTAAATTTAAACATTCCTGAAAGCTGA
- a CDS encoding helix-turn-helix domain-containing protein — MKLYIKNMVCNRCITAVERAFKDLNLEISTVTLGEVETADDLDSAELRKLDESLRESGFQILEDSTQQLIEKVKNTVILLIDTMDIAEDFVLSRFISEKLHRDYSAVSKLFSQNENVTLEQYFILQKIEKVKELLLYDEFSLTEISGQLGYKSVQHLSSQFKNVTGFTPSGFKKLKIKNRIPLDEI; from the coding sequence ATGAAACTCTATATCAAAAACATGGTTTGTAACCGCTGCATCACGGCGGTAGAAAGAGCATTTAAGGATTTAAATCTCGAAATCAGTACCGTGACGCTTGGCGAAGTAGAAACCGCTGATGATTTAGATTCAGCTGAACTCCGTAAACTGGATGAATCTTTAAGGGAATCGGGTTTCCAGATTTTAGAAGATTCAACCCAGCAGCTCATTGAGAAGGTGAAGAACACCGTAATTCTGCTTATTGACACTATGGATATTGCAGAAGACTTTGTACTTTCCAGATTTATCTCAGAAAAACTTCACCGCGATTACAGTGCAGTTTCTAAATTGTTTTCACAGAACGAGAATGTTACGCTCGAGCAGTACTTCATTCTTCAGAAAATAGAAAAGGTAAAAGAACTGCTTCTGTACGACGAATTTTCACTGACTGAAATATCCGGTCAACTGGGATATAAAAGTGTTCAGCATTTATCTTCGCAATTTAAAAATGTAACGGGATTTACCCCTTCAGGATTTAAAAAACTTAAAATTAAAAACCGTATTCCGCTCGACGAAATCTGA
- a CDS encoding L-threonylcarbamoyladenylate synthase — translation MAKILKIYPDNPQENLIAEVVKTLNNGGIIIYPSDTVYALGCNIFDIRAMEKLAQIKKIKLEKAQFSIICNDLSHLSSFTRAIDTPAFRFLKSKIPGPYTFILEANKSLPLAYKGNKTVGIRVPDHPIPQLIVEKLGHPIASTSIKDDDEVIEYSTDPELIAEKYDHLVDIVIDSGYGDNVASTIVDLTSGEPEIIRQGKGEI, via the coding sequence ATGGCTAAAATCTTAAAAATATATCCGGATAATCCTCAGGAAAACCTTATTGCTGAGGTGGTTAAAACACTGAACAACGGCGGAATCATTATCTATCCTTCGGATACAGTATATGCCTTGGGATGCAATATTTTCGATATCAGAGCTATGGAGAAACTCGCCCAGATCAAAAAAATAAAACTCGAGAAAGCGCAGTTCTCTATTATCTGTAACGACTTAAGCCATTTATCAAGCTTTACACGTGCTATTGACACTCCGGCATTTCGGTTTTTAAAGAGTAAAATTCCCGGTCCTTATACTTTCATCCTCGAAGCGAATAAAAGTCTTCCACTTGCCTACAAAGGAAACAAAACAGTAGGGATACGGGTTCCCGACCACCCCATCCCACAACTGATCGTGGAAAAACTGGGCCACCCCATCGCCTCAACTTCCATTAAAGATGACGATGAAGTCATCGAATATTCTACGGATCCGGAATTGATTGCAGAGAAATACGACCATCTGGTCGATATCGTCATTGATTCAGGTTATGGGGATAATGTTGCCTCTACCATCGTAGATTTAACGAGCGGTGAACCCGAAATCATCAGACAGGGCAAAGGAGAGATTTAA
- a CDS encoding polyprenyl synthetase family protein, whose product MANTVEEIKKPISGEMKLFEQKFYESMQSNVPLLDKVTRFIVTTKGKQMRPMFVFLCAKLVGEVNEKTFRGASMIELIHTATLVHDDVVDESFKRRNFFSINALWKNKIAVLVGDYLLSKAVLLSTDHKDFDLLAVISRTIREMAEGELLQLEKARKLDITEEVYYEIIRQKTATLIAACCEIGVVSNNVDETMAKKMMEFGTLTGMAFQIKDDLFDYLTSNIIGKPVGIDIKEQKMTLPLIHTLKTANETDRKHYFNTIKRYNNDTKRVKELIAFVKSSGGLDYAISVMKDYQQRAKNILNEFPDSEAKHSLNLMLDYVIERKF is encoded by the coding sequence GTGGCGAATACCGTAGAAGAAATCAAGAAACCCATTTCCGGTGAAATGAAACTTTTCGAACAGAAGTTTTATGAATCCATGCAGAGCAATGTGCCGCTTTTAGACAAAGTAACGCGGTTTATTGTAACGACCAAAGGCAAGCAGATGCGGCCAATGTTTGTTTTTCTGTGTGCAAAACTGGTAGGCGAGGTCAACGAAAAAACGTTCCGTGGTGCATCGATGATTGAGCTTATTCATACCGCAACTTTGGTGCATGATGATGTGGTGGATGAAAGTTTTAAACGCCGTAATTTCTTTTCCATCAATGCTTTGTGGAAAAATAAAATTGCGGTTCTGGTAGGTGATTATCTGCTTTCTAAAGCCGTTCTGCTTTCAACAGATCATAAGGATTTTGATCTTCTCGCTGTCATTTCAAGAACAATCCGTGAAATGGCGGAAGGAGAGTTGCTTCAACTTGAAAAAGCCCGCAAACTTGATATTACCGAAGAAGTTTACTACGAAATTATACGCCAGAAAACGGCGACCTTAATCGCGGCATGCTGCGAAATCGGCGTAGTATCCAACAATGTGGATGAAACGATGGCCAAGAAAATGATGGAGTTCGGTACCCTTACCGGAATGGCTTTTCAGATCAAAGACGACCTTTTTGATTATCTTACGTCAAATATTATTGGTAAACCTGTAGGAATCGACATTAAGGAACAGAAAATGACGCTTCCGCTGATCCACACGTTGAAAACTGCTAACGAAACCGACAGAAAGCATTATTTCAATACGATTAAGCGGTATAATAATGATACCAAACGCGTCAAAGAACTGATCGCTTTTGTGAAAAGTTCCGGCGGACTGGATTATGCAATTTCTGTTATGAAAGATTACCAGCAGCGCGCAAAAAATATCCTCAACGAATTCCCGGATTCAGAAGCAAAACACTCGCTGAACCTGATGCTGGATTACGTGATTGAAAGAAAGTTCTAA